One Vibrio sp. CDRSL-10 TSBA genomic region harbors:
- a CDS encoding LysR family transcriptional regulator, producing the protein MYSIEQLAAFIATAEQGSFSAAARKLGKVQSAISQHIINLEIDCDMRLFERSGRYPVLTAAGHKLLPYAKAALQQHQRFQSLAESLHAPQNQHLTLAMDEGILLSGLTPLITRLEQEFPRLELECLSASSKDIIEMVETGRASCGLIFSEQILPQSLDFESIGSIKFDVYVAAQHTLAQSVAPHVDTLRLHRQLVIGSRNHSSSSFHQPHSPDVWYADNYYLLLDMALHGCGWCLLPAHLASPHVDNGELVRVPVAFEQLAWYTNVDVIQHHHTSSDTLHQRTRQLLRQLFKGSAS; encoded by the coding sequence ATGTACAGCATTGAACAACTGGCCGCATTTATAGCGACCGCCGAACAAGGGTCGTTTTCTGCCGCCGCTCGTAAACTGGGTAAAGTACAGTCAGCCATCAGTCAACATATTATTAATCTGGAAATCGACTGCGATATGCGCTTATTTGAGCGCAGTGGCCGCTATCCGGTGTTAACGGCTGCCGGACATAAACTCTTGCCCTACGCCAAAGCGGCTCTACAGCAACATCAACGTTTTCAGTCTCTGGCAGAGAGTCTGCATGCACCACAAAACCAGCATCTGACGCTGGCGATGGATGAGGGTATTCTGCTGTCGGGTCTTACCCCGCTTATCACCCGGCTGGAACAGGAATTTCCCCGCCTTGAACTGGAATGTTTGAGTGCATCAAGTAAAGATATCATCGAGATGGTTGAAACCGGGCGCGCAAGCTGTGGGCTGATATTCAGTGAGCAAATCCTGCCACAAAGTCTGGATTTCGAATCGATCGGCTCAATTAAGTTTGATGTCTACGTCGCGGCGCAACATACCCTGGCACAATCGGTGGCACCACATGTCGATACCCTGCGTCTGCACCGCCAACTGGTAATAGGTTCCAGAAACCACTCATCCAGCAGCTTTCATCAACCGCACAGCCCGGATGTATGGTACGCTGATAATTATTATTTATTGTTGGATATGGCGCTGCACGGATGTGGCTGGTGTCTGTTACCTGCTCATCTTGCCAGTCCCCATGTTGATAACGGTGAACTGGTCCGTGTCCCGGTCGCTTTTGAGCAACTGGCCTGGTACACCAATGTGGACGTGATTCAACATCACCACACCTCGTCCGACACACTTCATCAACGCACTCGTCAACTTTTGCGACAACTGTTTAAAGGATCTGCCTCATGA
- a CDS encoding NAD(P)H-binding protein: MKHIAIIGAGWLGLPLAKHLQTLGYQVSASRTSQAGIEQLATQRIEGFVCDLNNPLHLADTLASLGCDTVVGSFPPGFRRGQGDEYAQQWQDLVSAAQRAQCKKIIMISSTTVYPNRAEAMTEQQASLALAQSDADFSANAKVMLQAEQSVLDSGLDYAVVRCSGLIGPDRHPSRFAARLKQVSTLAPANMLHLDDAIGAATFAVEHLQHDVVNATTPNTVSKAEFYQAALDAVASTDPLPAVVDVADKLIVADKLVSAGYQFHYSNTLEALNADG; encoded by the coding sequence ATGAAGCACATTGCTATTATCGGAGCCGGCTGGTTAGGTTTACCACTGGCGAAACATTTACAGACACTTGGCTACCAGGTCAGCGCAAGCCGTACCAGCCAGGCCGGTATCGAGCAACTAGCAACACAGCGTATTGAGGGCTTTGTCTGCGACCTGAACAATCCCCTTCATCTGGCTGACACATTAGCGTCATTAGGCTGCGATACGGTAGTCGGTAGTTTTCCGCCCGGTTTTCGCCGTGGTCAGGGCGACGAATATGCCCAACAATGGCAAGATTTAGTATCAGCGGCACAACGCGCGCAGTGTAAAAAAATCATCATGATCAGCTCGACGACTGTCTATCCGAACCGGGCTGAAGCCATGACTGAGCAACAAGCATCTTTGGCTCTGGCTCAATCTGATGCCGATTTCTCAGCCAATGCAAAAGTGATGTTGCAAGCGGAACAGAGCGTTTTAGACTCTGGGCTGGATTACGCCGTTGTGCGCTGCAGTGGCCTGATTGGCCCGGATCGCCACCCGTCCCGCTTTGCGGCCAGACTGAAACAGGTCAGTACGCTGGCACCGGCCAACATGCTGCATCTTGATGATGCCATTGGCGCAGCGACATTTGCCGTCGAGCATCTGCAGCATGATGTGGTCAATGCCACCACGCCGAACACGGTCAGCAAAGCGGAATTCTATCAGGCGGCACTGGATGCGGTTGCATCAACCGACCCGCTGCCGGCGGTGGTGGATGTCGCCGACAAACTCATTGTGGCTGATAAACTGGTTTCCGCCGGTTATCAGTTCCATTATTCGAATACACTGGAGGCTTTAAATGCCGATGGATAA
- a CDS encoding YdcF family protein, translated as MDKHLYQHLETLWQYMQLGHELTPADVIFVPGSNDTRVAEYAASLYHKGLAPLIVFSGGHGRFTDGIFEHSEAVTFATVAKDCGVPEEALLLEPRSSNSGENVRFTYEILQARGIEAKRILLVQKPYMERRAYATFVKQWPGEIESLQVTSTGCGIFDYLTEDLTLDFVMEAVIGDFERIQHYPQKGFQIEQVIPADVEQAYLALKPLAA; from the coding sequence ATGGATAAACACCTTTATCAACATCTGGAAACACTGTGGCAATACATGCAACTGGGTCATGAGCTGACGCCAGCCGATGTCATTTTTGTCCCGGGCAGCAATGATACTCGTGTCGCGGAATATGCGGCGTCGCTGTATCACAAAGGGCTCGCCCCGCTGATTGTTTTTTCCGGTGGTCACGGGCGTTTTACCGATGGTATCTTTGAGCACAGTGAAGCGGTTACTTTTGCCACCGTCGCCAAAGATTGCGGCGTGCCCGAAGAAGCCCTGTTACTTGAGCCACGCTCGAGCAATAGCGGCGAAAATGTGCGCTTTACTTATGAAATATTGCAAGCGAGAGGGATTGAAGCCAAGCGTATTCTGCTGGTACAAAAACCGTATATGGAGCGCCGTGCCTATGCCACTTTCGTCAAACAGTGGCCGGGAGAAATAGAATCGCTGCAAGTGACGTCAACCGGCTGTGGTATTTTCGATTACCTGACCGAAGATCTGACCCTGGATTTCGTCATGGAAGCCGTGATTGGTGACTTTGAGCGTATTCAGCACTACCCGCAGAAAGGCTTTCAGATTGAGCAGGTGATCCCGGCCGATGTGGAGCAGGCCTATCTCGCCCTCAAACCTTTGGCAGCGTAA
- a CDS encoding thymidine kinase, which yields MAQMYFYYSAMNAGKSTTLLQSSFNYQERGMTPVIFTAAIDDRFGVGKVSSRIGLEADAHLFTAETNLFDAIKQLHQNEKRHCVLVDECQFLTKEQVYQLTEVVDKLDIPVLCYGLRTDFLGELFEGSKYLLSWADKLIELKTICHCGRKANMVIRTDEHGNAISEGDQVAIGGNDKYVSVCRQHYKEALGR from the coding sequence TTGGCTCAGATGTATTTTTATTACTCGGCAATGAACGCGGGTAAGTCAACCACACTGCTTCAATCTTCGTTTAACTATCAGGAACGTGGCATGACACCGGTGATTTTCACCGCGGCCATCGATGACCGTTTTGGGGTCGGTAAAGTCAGTTCACGCATTGGTCTCGAAGCCGATGCGCACCTGTTTACCGCAGAAACCAATCTGTTCGATGCCATCAAGCAGCTACACCAGAATGAAAAGCGTCACTGTGTACTGGTTGATGAGTGTCAGTTTCTGACAAAAGAGCAGGTGTATCAGCTGACCGAAGTGGTAGATAAACTGGATATCCCGGTATTGTGCTACGGTCTGCGTACCGATTTCCTGGGAGAGTTGTTCGAGGGCAGCAAATATCTGTTGTCCTGGGCGGATAAACTGATAGAGCTGAAAACCATCTGTCATTGTGGCCGTAAGGCCAACATGGTGATTCGTACTGATGAACATGGCAACGCCATCTCAGAGGGTGATCAGGTTGCGATCGGCGGCAACGATAAATATGTATCAGTGTGTCGTCAGCACTATAAAGAAGCGTTAGGTCGCTGA
- a CDS encoding DUF72 domain-containing protein, producing the protein MTELPLRLGLTMWSHPAWQSSFYGRGTQASERLDKYSRVFHTVEGNTTFYASPSPVTVSNWKAATHDDFRFTFKLPKQITHQQMLQGCQDELKHFMTLMEPLHERVGMWTIQLPAAFGPAQLEQLKKFCGYFPKQFPLGVEVRHPGFFAKGEEERQLNQWLLEQGIDRIIMDSRPVFAAEPINEVIIDAQMKKPKVPVHAIATATHPMMRFIGHPDLDANLAFFQPWLKKLPQWVAQGKQPYVMIHTPDNNLAPELALSLYQQLQQQLSLPDLATFPASQGDSQISMF; encoded by the coding sequence ATGACGGAACTTCCCCTAAGACTGGGCCTGACAATGTGGTCCCACCCTGCCTGGCAAAGCAGCTTTTACGGCCGGGGCACTCAGGCATCGGAACGACTGGATAAGTACAGCCGGGTATTTCATACCGTGGAAGGTAACACCACCTTCTATGCGTCCCCTTCTCCGGTGACGGTCAGTAACTGGAAAGCGGCCACGCATGATGATTTTCGCTTCACCTTTAAATTGCCTAAACAGATAACCCACCAGCAAATGTTGCAGGGCTGCCAGGACGAGTTAAAACACTTTATGACGCTGATGGAGCCGCTGCATGAACGCGTTGGCATGTGGACAATTCAGTTACCGGCCGCCTTCGGTCCGGCTCAGCTGGAGCAGTTGAAAAAGTTCTGCGGCTATTTTCCCAAACAATTTCCGCTCGGAGTTGAAGTGCGCCATCCCGGTTTTTTCGCTAAGGGAGAAGAAGAGCGCCAGCTCAATCAATGGCTGCTGGAACAAGGCATTGACCGCATCATTATGGACAGTCGCCCGGTGTTTGCAGCGGAACCGATCAATGAAGTCATCATTGATGCGCAGATGAAAAAGCCTAAAGTGCCGGTCCATGCCATTGCGACGGCCACCCACCCGATGATGCGCTTTATCGGCCATCCGGATCTTGATGCCAATCTCGCTTTTTTCCAGCCCTGGCTAAAAAAACTCCCGCAGTGGGTCGCCCAGGGTAAACAGCCGTATGTGATGATACATACGCCGGATAATAATCTGGCGCCGGAACTCGCGCTGTCGCTGTATCAGCAACTGCAGCAACAGCTGTCTTTGCCGGATCTCGCCACCTTTCCGGCCAGCCAGGGCGACAGTCAGATTTCAATGTTCTGA
- the cmoA gene encoding carboxy-S-adenosyl-L-methionine synthase CmoA: MSNKDTIFSSPIDKIGDFTFDERVVEVFPDMIQRSVPGYANIISAIGMLAERFAKPHSNLYDLGCSLGAATLSMRRGIKQEGCKIIGVDNSAAMVERCKLHVNAYRSDTPVEIIEADIRDVTIENASVVVLNFTLQFLSPQDRFTLLEKIYAGLRPGGILILSEKYVFENQVANELLIDLHHDFKRANGYSELEISQKRSAIENVMRPDSVEIHRERFAKIGFSSYEVWFQCFNFGSMFAIK; the protein is encoded by the coding sequence ATGAGCAACAAAGACACTATATTCTCATCACCAATCGATAAGATTGGCGACTTTACCTTTGATGAACGTGTGGTTGAAGTCTTTCCGGACATGATTCAGCGCTCGGTTCCCGGCTATGCCAATATTATTTCTGCAATTGGTATGCTGGCGGAGCGTTTTGCTAAACCCCACAGCAACCTGTATGACCTGGGCTGCTCACTGGGCGCGGCTACCCTGTCGATGCGTCGTGGTATTAAACAAGAAGGCTGCAAAATCATCGGTGTCGATAACTCCGCGGCGATGGTTGAACGTTGCAAATTACACGTGAATGCTTATCGGTCAGATACGCCGGTTGAAATTATCGAAGCCGATATCCGTGATGTAACGATCGAAAATGCGTCGGTTGTGGTGCTTAATTTCACCCTGCAGTTTCTTTCTCCGCAAGATCGTTTTACGTTGCTGGAAAAAATATACGCCGGTCTGCGTCCTGGCGGTATTTTAATTCTGTCGGAGAAATATGTATTTGAAAATCAGGTGGCGAACGAATTATTAATTGATTTACACCATGATTTTAAACGTGCCAACGGATACAGCGAACTGGAAATCAGCCAGAAGCGCAGCGCAATTGAAAATGTCATGCGCCCTGACTCAGTAGAAATACACCGAGAGCGCTTTGCAAAGATCGGCTTCTCCAGTTATGAAGTCTGGTTCCAGTGTTTTAACTTCGGCTCGATGTTTGCGATTAAGTAA
- the cmoB gene encoding tRNA 5-methoxyuridine(34)/uridine 5-oxyacetic acid(34) synthase CmoB has product MFDFGNVYSLLAQDTRLQPWLKILPQQLADWQDKSHGDMDRWLRALKKIPDFKPDNIDLKESVSVTNQEPLALGEQKKLESLLKMFHPWRKGPYHLHGIHIDTEWRSDWKWDRLLPHITPLKGRSVLDVGCGNGYHMWRMLGEGAHQVIGIDPSELFLVQFEAVRKLMGGDQRTHLLPLGIEQLPELEAFDTVFSMGVLYHRRSPLDHLLQLKNQLVAGGELILETLVIEGDENAVLVPFDRYAQMRNVYFFPSALALKVWLEKVGFEDVRIVDENITSLGEQRSTEWMTHNSLPDYIDPNDPSKTVEGYPAPRRAILVAKKPA; this is encoded by the coding sequence ATGTTTGACTTTGGTAATGTTTACTCGCTACTGGCTCAGGACACGCGTCTGCAACCCTGGCTCAAAATCCTGCCTCAGCAACTCGCTGACTGGCAAGACAAAAGTCACGGTGATATGGACCGCTGGTTACGTGCTTTAAAGAAGATCCCGGACTTCAAACCAGACAACATTGACCTGAAAGAGTCGGTAAGTGTAACCAACCAGGAGCCCCTGGCCCTGGGTGAACAGAAAAAGCTGGAAAGCTTATTAAAAATGTTTCACCCGTGGCGTAAAGGCCCATACCACCTGCACGGTATTCATATCGACACTGAATGGCGCTCAGACTGGAAATGGGATCGCCTGCTGCCACACATTACGCCTTTAAAAGGCCGCAGCGTGCTTGATGTGGGCTGTGGTAACGGCTATCACATGTGGCGTATGCTTGGTGAAGGAGCCCATCAGGTTATTGGTATCGACCCGTCAGAACTGTTTCTGGTGCAATTTGAGGCTGTGCGCAAGTTAATGGGAGGTGACCAGCGTACTCACCTGCTACCGCTGGGTATTGAACAACTGCCGGAGCTGGAAGCCTTTGATACGGTATTTAGTATGGGTGTTCTTTATCACCGCCGCTCACCGCTTGATCACCTGCTGCAACTGAAAAATCAGTTGGTTGCCGGTGGCGAACTGATCCTGGAAACTTTAGTGATTGAAGGTGATGAGAACGCGGTGCTGGTGCCATTTGACCGTTATGCGCAGATGCGTAACGTCTACTTCTTCCCTTCTGCGTTAGCACTTAAAGTGTGGCTGGAGAAGGTCGGCTTTGAAGACGTACGGATTGTCGATGAGAATATCACTTCACTGGGCGAACAACGCAGCACGGAATGGATGACGCACAATTCCCTGCCGGATTATATCGATCCGAATGACCCGTCAAAAACCGTGGAAGGATATCCGGCACCACGTCGCGCTATTCTGGTCGCAAAAAAACCCGCCTGA
- a CDS encoding inactive transglutaminase family protein has product MTSRIPFYLSIILLVAIGITLSVIRHQSYGVPWTPGETRQVWDIEARIEFVAQGKEAKVSLAAPHTQDGFTLVGENASSPGYGISYVTTESGRRAEWSIRHATGPQTIYYKTQFLVDPQSQAKPVPPTGKPVKPTFNGPEEASAIALIERATQRSADHITFARELIKTLNDAESQNASLLLNNMSKVDAAEKLLSYAQVPNKVVGVIELEDGRRRQTIQHMNEVWNGKKWVLFNPETGTQPSHPNLLVWDESNISLLDVIGGQNSQVHFSMIAQDMTPQQATSNKVQSDGLLNLSIHSLPLEEQAMFKTIMLIPIGALIVVFLRVIIGLKTSGTFMPVLIAVAFVQTQLTTGIIGFLLIVGTGLIIRSYLSKLNLLLVARISAVIISVILIISVFTVVAFKVGLTEGLSITFFPMIILSWTIERMSILWEEEGAKEVILQGGGSLFTAVLIYLAMTNSYVQHLTFNFIGLQLIVLAAILLFGTYTGYRITELRRFKPLADGD; this is encoded by the coding sequence ATGACGTCAAGAATTCCGTTTTATCTATCGATTATTCTGTTGGTCGCAATCGGCATTACCTTAAGCGTGATTCGCCATCAGAGCTACGGTGTCCCTTGGACGCCAGGTGAGACTCGTCAGGTCTGGGATATTGAAGCCAGAATCGAGTTTGTCGCCCAGGGCAAAGAAGCCAAAGTTTCTCTGGCCGCACCACACACCCAGGACGGTTTTACCCTGGTGGGTGAAAACGCCTCTTCTCCAGGTTATGGCATATCCTACGTCACGACCGAAAGCGGTCGCCGTGCCGAATGGTCCATTCGCCATGCCACTGGTCCGCAAACTATTTACTACAAAACTCAATTCCTGGTTGATCCTCAATCACAAGCTAAACCTGTTCCGCCGACCGGCAAACCGGTTAAACCCACCTTTAATGGTCCGGAAGAGGCATCTGCAATTGCTCTGATCGAACGTGCGACTCAACGCTCCGCCGATCACATCACCTTTGCACGTGAACTGATCAAAACCCTCAATGACGCAGAAAGTCAGAATGCCTCCCTGCTGCTGAATAATATGAGCAAGGTAGACGCGGCAGAAAAACTGCTGTCGTATGCTCAGGTTCCGAATAAAGTGGTTGGCGTGATTGAGCTGGAAGACGGCCGTCGCCGTCAGACCATCCAGCACATGAATGAAGTATGGAATGGCAAAAAATGGGTGTTGTTTAATCCGGAAACCGGAACTCAGCCAAGCCATCCGAATCTGCTGGTGTGGGATGAATCCAACATTTCACTGCTGGACGTCATCGGCGGTCAGAACAGCCAGGTGCATTTCAGTATGATTGCCCAGGATATGACTCCGCAACAAGCTACCAGCAACAAAGTTCAGTCTGACGGCCTGCTCAACCTGTCGATTCACAGCCTGCCGCTGGAAGAACAGGCAATGTTCAAAACCATCATGCTAATCCCAATCGGCGCCCTGATTGTAGTCTTCCTGCGGGTGATTATCGGTCTGAAAACATCGGGGACCTTTATGCCTGTATTGATCGCGGTAGCGTTTGTGCAGACTCAGCTCACCACAGGTATTATCGGCTTCCTGCTGATCGTCGGCACGGGCCTTATCATACGAAGTTACCTGTCGAAGCTGAACCTGCTGCTCGTGGCGCGGATATCCGCGGTGATCATATCGGTTATTCTGATCATTTCGGTCTTTACCGTGGTGGCGTTTAAAGTCGGCCTGACCGAAGGTCTGAGCATTACGTTCTTCCCGATGATCATTTTGTCGTGGACCATCGAGCGTATGTCGATTCTTTGGGAAGAAGAAGGTGCGAAGGAAGTCATTCTGCAAGGTGGCGGCTCGCTGTTTACTGCGGTCTTGATCTACCTGGCCATGACGAACTCCTACGTGCAGCACCTGACCTTTAACTTCATCGGTCTGCAGTTGATTGTACTGGCTGCGATTCTGCTGTTTGGTACCTATACCGGTTACCGCATCACAGAACTGCGTCGCTTCAAACCACTGGCTGACGGAGATTAA
- a CDS encoding alpha-L-glutamate ligase-like protein codes for MNMRFSLSDYTSPFKLSRKGIMGMNKRNHSYIGRYNDRSKYPLVDDKLKTKLIAQQAGCTVPKLIGVIANQADVKYIHDMVKKWPGFVIKPAQGSGGKGILVVTSHKDGVYTKPSGATIGKEDVERHISNALAGLFSLGGKNDVAVVENLIKFDDCFDGFSYEGVPDVRIIVFKGYPVMAMMRLSTSASDGKANLHQGAVGVGIDIATGKAVRAVQFNRPVTHHPDTGKDLFTLEVPHWERLLTLAASAWEMTGLGYVGTDMVLDKEEGPMVLELNARPGLAIQIANGAGLLPRLHHIENLGSVLIPPTPAERVAYSMKKFGVKGEAVSF; via the coding sequence ATTAATATGCGGTTTTCTCTCTCTGACTACACCTCCCCTTTCAAGCTAAGTCGCAAGGGGATCATGGGTATGAACAAGCGTAACCACAGTTACATCGGTCGCTACAACGACCGTTCAAAGTACCCATTGGTGGATGATAAGCTCAAGACTAAACTGATCGCGCAGCAGGCTGGCTGTACCGTGCCGAAGCTGATTGGTGTCATTGCTAACCAGGCAGATGTGAAATACATTCACGACATGGTTAAAAAATGGCCAGGCTTTGTCATCAAGCCAGCACAAGGCAGCGGGGGGAAAGGGATTTTAGTCGTCACTTCTCACAAAGACGGGGTGTACACTAAACCTTCTGGCGCAACCATCGGTAAAGAAGATGTCGAACGTCATATCAGTAACGCGCTTGCAGGCCTGTTTTCTCTGGGCGGTAAAAATGACGTTGCTGTGGTTGAGAACCTGATTAAGTTCGATGACTGTTTTGACGGCTTCAGTTACGAAGGTGTGCCGGACGTGCGTATCATTGTCTTCAAAGGCTACCCGGTGATGGCAATGATGCGTCTTTCTACCTCAGCGTCAGACGGTAAAGCGAACCTGCACCAGGGGGCTGTCGGGGTCGGTATCGATATCGCGACCGGTAAAGCGGTGCGTGCCGTTCAGTTTAACCGTCCTGTCACCCACCATCCGGATACAGGTAAAGACCTGTTTACCCTTGAAGTGCCTCATTGGGAGCGACTTCTGACGCTTGCAGCCAGTGCCTGGGAGATGACCGGTCTGGGATACGTGGGGACGGATATGGTGCTGGATAAAGAAGAAGGCCCTATGGTACTAGAACTGAACGCTCGTCCGGGGCTTGCGATCCAAATTGCCAATGGTGCTGGCTTGTTACCACGCCTGCACCACATTGAAAATCTGGGCAGCGTGCTGATTCCACCTACCCCGGCCGAACGTGTCGCCTACTCCATGAAGAAGTTTGGTGTTAAAGGTGAAGCAGTCAGCTTTTAA
- a CDS encoding EAL domain-containing protein, whose translation MAFQPIIDCTSKTVFGYEALVRGLENQSAYSIISQVNDDNRYLFDQLCRVKAIALAAKLKIDCMLSINFLPNAIYNPQRCIRTTLDTAKTHQFPIQNILFEFTEGEKVQDSNHIRAIVEYYQAMGFKTAIDDFGAGYSGLNLLADFQTDIVKLDMALIRNIDTDTGRQTIVTHTLNMLRELGVRALAEGIESEEEYRWLKAAGVELMQGYYFAKPGFESLPEIDFSAL comes from the coding sequence ATGGCGTTCCAACCTATTATCGATTGCACATCAAAAACAGTGTTTGGCTACGAAGCCTTGGTCAGAGGGCTTGAGAATCAGTCAGCGTATTCGATTATTTCTCAGGTTAATGACGACAACCGCTACCTGTTTGATCAGTTGTGTCGTGTCAAGGCGATTGCCTTAGCGGCTAAGCTGAAAATAGATTGCATGCTTAGTATCAATTTCCTGCCTAATGCCATTTACAATCCTCAGCGCTGCATTAGAACCACGCTAGATACCGCCAAAACCCACCAGTTTCCCATTCAAAATATCCTGTTTGAGTTCACCGAAGGTGAGAAAGTACAGGATAGTAATCATATTCGTGCCATTGTTGAGTACTACCAGGCGATGGGATTCAAAACTGCGATTGATGATTTTGGTGCCGGTTATTCAGGTCTCAATCTTCTGGCTGATTTTCAGACGGATATCGTCAAGTTGGATATGGCGCTGATTCGTAATATTGATACTGATACAGGGCGTCAGACTATCGTTACACACACGTTGAATATGTTACGTGAGCTTGGGGTCAGAGCATTAGCGGAAGGGATTGAAAGTGAGGAAGAGTACCGCTGGTTAAAAGCGGCCGGGGTGGAGCTGATGCAGGGCTATTACTTTGCTAAACCTGGTTTTGAATCGTTGCCTGAGATCGACTTTTCCGCGCTTTAG
- a CDS encoding methyl-accepting chemotaxis protein, protein MFNNLKLGKKMALSFGALLTLLSVVLAISILALTKTDQGLMSYGDLADDSNLAGELQANMLMVRMNVKNYLIAQDEKSLQDYKNYLSKMNDLLQQAKDDIQEPSRVQLIQSISSSVITYQNAFDNVTRLIEQRNTAHDQRLIPSGEKMRRQIDNLIQSVYDNGNTEAVYDASQVQKVMLTGRLYVAKFLQTNSKQDFDQALTNMDEAMKQVLPNLEKNLFTTQHLAMLTEFKQAHSDYVAAMRDINRMITQRNELINQVLDIEGPNVASQVEQVKLSIIGDQNALGAEVERNTDSSIQLTLILSVAAVVLGVVAAYLLTVNITKPIQAAVGAANQLAQGDLTIQVATNRTDETGTLLNAIQNTANHLTEMILTIHSASAELASASEETGGGHRPNHTRYHSAGNGNRYGRDGDE, encoded by the coding sequence ATGTTTAATAACCTAAAATTAGGCAAGAAGATGGCGCTGAGCTTTGGTGCCTTGTTAACACTGCTTTCTGTCGTTCTGGCAATCAGCATTCTGGCATTAACTAAAACCGACCAGGGTTTGATGAGTTACGGTGATCTCGCCGATGACAGTAACCTGGCGGGAGAGCTACAGGCCAATATGCTGATGGTTCGTATGAATGTAAAAAACTACCTGATTGCTCAGGACGAGAAGAGTCTGCAGGACTATAAAAATTATCTGTCCAAAATGAACGATCTGTTACAGCAAGCTAAGGACGATATTCAGGAACCTTCTCGTGTACAGTTGATCCAGTCCATCTCCTCCTCGGTCATCACATACCAGAACGCATTTGATAACGTCACCCGCCTGATAGAACAACGCAATACTGCCCATGATCAGCGCCTGATCCCCAGCGGGGAAAAAATGCGCCGCCAAATAGACAACCTCATCCAGTCCGTGTACGACAATGGCAACACTGAAGCCGTGTATGACGCCAGTCAGGTACAAAAAGTCATGCTCACCGGTCGCCTCTACGTCGCCAAGTTCTTGCAAACCAATTCAAAGCAGGATTTTGATCAGGCCCTTACCAATATGGATGAGGCGATGAAGCAGGTATTGCCCAACCTTGAAAAGAATCTCTTCACGACACAACACCTCGCTATGCTGACTGAATTCAAACAGGCTCACAGTGATTATGTGGCTGCGATGCGCGATATTAACCGTATGATAACTCAGCGTAACGAACTGATAAACCAAGTTCTGGATATCGAGGGGCCGAATGTCGCCAGTCAAGTTGAGCAGGTGAAACTGTCGATTATCGGTGATCAAAACGCTCTTGGTGCAGAAGTAGAACGCAACACCGACAGCAGTATTCAGTTAACACTGATACTGTCCGTTGCAGCGGTTGTACTGGGAGTCGTAGCGGCTTACCTGCTCACTGTCAACATAACCAAACCGATTCAGGCCGCGGTCGGGGCCGCCAATCAACTTGCCCAAGGTGACCTCACTATACAGGTCGCAACAAATCGTACCGACGAGACCGGCACACTGCTTAACGCGATTCAAAACACTGCCAATCATCTGACCGAGATGATTTTAACCATTCACAGTGCCAGTGCGGAACTGGCTTCCGCGTCAGAGGAAACTGGCGGTGGTCACCGACCAAACCACACAAGGTATCATTCAGCAGGAAACGGAAACCGATATGGTCGCGACGGCGATGAATGA